The Deltaproteobacteria bacterium genomic sequence GACATTGGCGGTTGCTCCCCGGCTACGAAGTCTTGAAGCCAATTTTTGGGCACCGTGTATGTTCCAGTCAGCGATTGTTATCTGCTGAATTCCCGTTTCGAATGCGAGGTCTTCGACCGTCCGACTGCCAACGTCGCCAGCGCCGCCCATTACAACTATTCTCATGTTTTTCTCCCGGTGGCTAAATCGCTCCGCAATGTCCTATTTTAATAATGATTGTTTTGAATATCGTCTTGGGTTCTTGGAGTCAGCTCAATGGGCATTCCTTCTCTTGGTGCATATGTGCCATTGACTGAAATGGGTGTAGCAATAAAACCTGTCGGTGTTTTGATTCGATATTTCTCTAGTACTCGAGCGAGAACGACTTTCATTTCGTAGAGTGCCAGATAGACTCCCGCACATTTTCGACGTCCATTGGCAAAGGGGACAAAGCCAAGCCTCTGTTTTTCTCCTAGCTTTTCATTTGCAAACCGACTCGGGTCAAATTCATTAGGGCGGTCCCAAATACCGGGGTGCCTCTGTATGAGATAGGGAATCATTACCACTATGGTACGTGGTGGTACTTCCACGCCTCCAATGGCTTCTGCGTTTTCATTCGCCCTTGGAATAAATAGGGCGATTGGCGGGTGCAGTCGTAGTGATTCGTGAACGACTTGGTCTACCAAGCTCATCTCGTCAATGGATTTTTCAATATCGCCATCATTCGATTTGAGAGTAGAAACAATTTCTTGATGGAGTTCATCTTGTAACTTGGGTCTTTTTGCTAATTCGTAAAACATCCACACAAAGCCCGATGCCGTTGTCTCATGCCCGGCAACCAGGAGGGTCACCATTTCATCGCGCAATATCTTATCGACTCTTTCGGGACTATCTGTATCTTTTAACCCTTCCATCAGACTTTCCAGGTAATCGCCATAATGTAAATTCTGGCTTCTTCGGATGTGAAGCACATTGTCTATTGCATTGTGCATTTGTCTCATAGCACGCTTGTGCTTGAGCCATTGAGGTGTCGGAACCCAGTTTGGGAGCATCAGATCAATAGCGCCTTGTGGTTCACAAAAGACATCCATTGCCTCGGCGATGAGTTTCTTATGCTCTATAAACTCGGGGCTAAGAAACGCCTCGATGCTAATATCAAGAGTCAGGCGACGGCATACATCAGAGATGTCACGGTAATCGTGATATTCCTCACGGGCTAGCCATTGTGTTGCATATGAATCGATAATGCCGATGCAAGCTCGTGCAGTGTCGGCACGAAAGAAACCTTGAAGTAGTTTACGCCGGGCTTGCCACGTAGGGCCGGATATTGTCACAACGCCCTCGCCAAACAGTGTATTGTGAAATCTGTGAAAATCAGTCTTCTTAATGAAGTTACGGCTCTTAAAGACATGGTCACTGTCCCGAGGGTGACGCGAAAATATGATTCGAATGGGTAAAAATGGAACCTTTAAGAAAAAGACCTCTCCATATCTTTCAAATAGCTTTGTGAAGTGCGCCATCCACTTTATGAAATTTTTGTATTTGAATACGCCGAAGATATCCGGCCAGTCTATCTTAACATGGTCGATGGGCTTCGCTTCTTGAAGACTTTCCAGGCTACAGGAATTTTGCTCGTCTAGTTCTTTTGCCCAGCCGATGGAGTCCCATTTGAGTGATATTTCAGAGCTTGTTGGAATGGACTGGCAAGCCAGATAGTAGCCGCGCTTAATATCTTCCTCAGATAGGCATCGATTTCGTGCCATCTTGACCGACCCTTTTTCTAGCTTGAACATGCATGAACCACAGCAACCCTCGCGGCACGTAAATGGTGTTTCGACGCCGGCATTCATAGCGGCTTCTAGAATTGTTTCAGCGGGGCCACAATGAATTGTGTGGGTTGCATTCTGCCATTCAGCTCTAACAACTGAGCTGGTGGTGTTTAGGTTTGTCTGGTTTTTAGGAGAACCGTAGGGACAATGATTGACAGATTGCGTTTTGGCCATTCGGCATCCTTCTGCTTAGAATTGTTGCCCACCTGTGCAGCTCGAACGTTTGTCAAAAGTGGAGTTTTTATTGTTTCAAGATGATTTTACACTTGGATACCGAAGCAATAATCATGCCTCGATTTTTTTTAGGGTTAAAATGTTGGTGTGGAGCCGAGGGGCAACAATCGTGGGTAGGCACGGTGAGTGGTTGAACCTCTGAAGCCCATTATTTGGTCGGTTTTGGTGACACTTTTCAAGATTTTGTTACCGATGCCGCACAATTCCCTGCGTCGAGAAAGTGCGAGTGCCTCGGTTTTGTCACATCGTTATTCAATGTCTGGTGTCATGGGCCCTGTGCCGCCATAGTTTGTACGGGTCTGAATCGTGAGTGAGCGGGTGTTGGTTATCTCGCGGTAGACAGTAGCACCTTGGGTCGCTGTGCGCTCGTAGGTTTGCAAGTCGACCTCATACAAGCCAAAGCGTGGTAGGTAGCCTTCGCTCCACTCAAAGTTATCCATTAACGACCAGTGGTAGTAGCCACGTATGTCTATGCCTTCTTGCATCGCTAATTCCGTTTGCTCGAGGGTTCGAACGATGTGTTCGGCCCTGCGTGCGCCCTCGTTGGCCGCTAAGCCTGATTCGGTAAGTACGAGAGGAAGGTTTTCGTATCGGGTGCCTATATCCATTAAGACATTGAAAAGACCCTCTTCGTGGTATTCATAACCCATGGTTGGAATCCAGTGAGTTTCGTCTTCGGGGGGTAGACAGGCACCCATATCAAGTTCACCAACGCATAAGGTAGCGTCAACGCCGGGTAACATGGCAGGGGAGGCGGTTACACCGTTTTTCGAGTAGTACTGAATGCCTAACCAATCGAGTTTGCCGGTCCATTCAGGGTGCATCTCATCTGGGACCATATCCAAGTCTGAATCGAAAGAGCCTTCGAGCAGTGAATCTGGATAAAAGTGGTGGTAGAGATACCAGATTCGGTCTCTTGCTCGGATATCTTTCGGACGGTCCGAAGCAGCGTTTTCAAATACGGGTACCCATTCGATGGAGTTCAGACTTAGTCCTACAGATGCTGCTACGCCATCGCCATCAGCATCGATCGTGTCGTTGGCCTTTATTGCATTATAGATGGCGACATGAGCCATTAAGTAATTTCGGTAAACTGTCATCAGGCGGTCGAAATCGCTAATCAGGTACTGTTTACCAGGCGGAAACTGACCTGCACCATAGCTGGCGATGAGATAGTTGATAGGCTCATTCAGTGTACACCAGTCGTCTACTCGGTCGCCAAATTTGCGGGCCAGTTGGGCCGCAAACTCGGCAATTTCTTCGATGATAGCGACGCTTCCTGTTGGATGGCCCCAACCACATAGATTCTCATCGGTGGGTACATCGGTATCTGTGCAGGTGCCGTTTAGGAAGTTATCGACCCATATAGGGCTGGAGAAGTGATGCACTGTGACCATAGGGGTAATGTTTTTGGTTAAGAGCTGGTCGATAAAGCTGCTGTAATGGTCCATGCCATCCTCGTTGATGGAGTCACGTAGAGGCTCAATTCGGGACCAGTCGACACTGAATCGGTAGGCATCCAGCCCAAGCTCTGTTAAGAGCGAAATGTCGTTGATGGCATTCGTGTACCCCATGACAGCTTCGCCTACGAAATCGTGACCCTGACCTTTGCCTCCCTCGCTTTGAGGCTTGCTCCAGTGGTGCCAGTCGGAATGGTAAAGGCCATCTTCTATTTGGACGGCGGCGGTGGCTGCACCAAATCGAAAGCTTCCTTCACCGCTCGAGTGTGAAAGAGAACCCTGGTCCGAAAATGAGATACTTGTGTCTGAGCATCCCAGTAGAGCCGTGACCCAGGAAAGAGCAATGAGTCCGATGGTTCCAATTCGAGAAATGTTGGATTGATACATGATTTCACCAGCCTCCGTACGGTCTCCTTGCTACTTCAGATTCATCTACGCTGCCACCGAGTAATGGCTAGTTTGAAATAGTGGCTTACTTTTGGAGATAAAAACGCCCGCTCTTTAAAAGACATTGAGCTTTTAAAAATTAGGTACTTACGACTAACGACCAAACTGAGTAAATACAAGACCGCCATGACAACCGTGGCAAGTTGTATCATGCGCCGAACCATAAACCGGAGATTCAAATGTGGTTGCTGGCTCGTCATGAAGACATCGACCTTCAGGACCCACACAATAGTAAACAAAGCTTTCAAGTCCTCGCCCAGTATCGGCTTTGTAGTAGACGGCATGTCCAACTAGCAGGTCATCTTCGTAGAATTCTTTGACCGCCATGCTTTCGACGTCATGGGGCGTGCCTTGAAATTCACCGTTACCAGCCTGTTGGCTCGTTACAAGCGCATCATTAAAAAAGACACGCACTCGGCCATGTGGCGAAACAATGCTCGACGCTTCTCGAGGTCCAATGGTTTCGGATTCCCATCCTGCACCACGATAAGTCTTTTCCTTAACGAGAGTCTCGAAGTCAAAGGCTGTATCAAATTGTGGGCCACTGTCGTTGCCACACGCCGTGCAGAAGGTAAGCCCCAAGAGGGTTGCTGATAAGATAGATACCACATAATTGACACTCATAAATTTATCCTTAGTACGGTCTGCTTCCTAATCTCTGATGCCATGTGAAGTTACGAGAGCAGATTAGGTTGCTGTCTATTATTCGAAATCCCTGTTCTCAGTGTAACTCATCGAGAACTCTGGTGATGCAAGGTGTCTCAGTCGTTGCAAGAACTTATATAGTTGTTGATTAACCTAACCTCATTGGACTGATCGCATGAATCGGTAGAGGTGGGTACCTCAATGATAACCAAGCCAAATGACAATTCAACGGTCACCTTCTCAATCACGCGAACTAATTCGTCTGTTCTATCAACACAATAGTAGCGTCCCCCATAAGATTGTGTCGTCAGTTCAAGTTTAAAGCGAGGGTCAATGCACTTATAGATATTACTTTCACCCGCTTTGCCTAAGCTGAAAATGTTGTTTCTCATATAGATCACGATAACTGAGAGCTCTTCTTGTTGTATGTGTGCGAGTTCGTTTATCTGAAATTGAAACCCACCATCACCTGTAAGCACAACAGGAATGTCCTTTAGATTTTCAGATTGATTAATGTGTCCAAGTGCCCGAGCATAGGCTAAGGATGTACCCATTGCAGCGTACCATGGATTAGCTACCCAACCTCGGC encodes the following:
- a CDS encoding cytochrome P450 — its product is MAKTQSVNHCPYGSPKNQTNLNTTSSVVRAEWQNATHTIHCGPAETILEAAMNAGVETPFTCREGCCGSCMFKLEKGSVKMARNRCLSEEDIKRGYYLACQSIPTSSEISLKWDSIGWAKELDEQNSCSLESLQEAKPIDHVKIDWPDIFGVFKYKNFIKWMAHFTKLFERYGEVFFLKVPFLPIRIIFSRHPRDSDHVFKSRNFIKKTDFHRFHNTLFGEGVVTISGPTWQARRKLLQGFFRADTARACIGIIDSYATQWLAREEYHDYRDISDVCRRLTLDISIEAFLSPEFIEHKKLIAEAMDVFCEPQGAIDLMLPNWVPTPQWLKHKRAMRQMHNAIDNVLHIRRSQNLHYGDYLESLMEGLKDTDSPERVDKILRDEMVTLLVAGHETTASGFVWMFYELAKRPKLQDELHQEIVSTLKSNDGDIEKSIDEMSLVDQVVHESLRLHPPIALFIPRANENAEAIGGVEVPPRTIVVMIPYLIQRHPGIWDRPNEFDPSRFANEKLGEKQRLGFVPFANGRRKCAGVYLALYEMKVVLARVLEKYRIKTPTGFIATPISVNGTYAPREGMPIELTPRTQDDIQNNHY
- a CDS encoding glycoside hydrolase family 1 protein — protein: MYQSNISRIGTIGLIALSWVTALLGCSDTSISFSDQGSLSHSSGEGSFRFGAATAAVQIEDGLYHSDWHHWSKPQSEGGKGQGHDFVGEAVMGYTNAINDISLLTELGLDAYRFSVDWSRIEPLRDSINEDGMDHYSSFIDQLLTKNITPMVTVHHFSSPIWVDNFLNGTCTDTDVPTDENLCGWGHPTGSVAIIEEIAEFAAQLARKFGDRVDDWCTLNEPINYLIASYGAGQFPPGKQYLISDFDRLMTVYRNYLMAHVAIYNAIKANDTIDADGDGVAASVGLSLNSIEWVPVFENAASDRPKDIRARDRIWYLYHHFYPDSLLEGSFDSDLDMVPDEMHPEWTGKLDWLGIQYYSKNGVTASPAMLPGVDATLCVGELDMGACLPPEDETHWIPTMGYEYHEEGLFNVLMDIGTRYENLPLVLTESGLAANEGARRAEHIVRTLEQTELAMQEGIDIRGYYHWSLMDNFEWSEGYLPRFGLYEVDLQTYERTATQGATVYREITNTRSLTIQTRTNYGGTGPMTPDIE